The proteins below come from a single Sander lucioperca isolate FBNREF2018 chromosome 20, SLUC_FBN_1.2, whole genome shotgun sequence genomic window:
- the rint1 gene encoding RAD50-interacting protein 1, with amino-acid sequence MAAPTAVEKTMTKRTETLLKPVSTTSQAGESFSADSWTGQDCLVDFLEKEVGSDLKSLKNVGDLLEKLREENNVLEEQVLTVSSSVPPKVSAALSAAEEALCSLEDLLQRERLTSNMLHQHLQGAQPWMDNLGQTLNQVDTIERHVKYLRCLQHIEELSAAVQQCLMTSSVWEAIRAVDNMAALDAGLNQSGCSHLKDFLRETLHFWHKIIKDRLASDFEKVLTQLHWPIISPPTQSLTPTANAQEISSQLELLVTQLLALQTSDDLISQGALAPCQGVPSIQPASSATPPSQAPPLCLPIQIMLLPLSRRFRYHFYGNRQTNSLSKPEWYLTQVLMWMGNSSTFMEEKIQPILDRAGATISAMVELCRGLLSLVQEKVASDASRLLYDDVLFCHLVEEVLQFEKELRSNQSYPAALPGLLHLLLEDATLQKWLTVEKKMAVEKMDAMLSAEGAWSSQYKDISDMDELKAPDCAETFMTLLQVITERYRALPCPSAQLKFLGLQRELVDDFRIRLTQVMKEESRCPLGARYCAILNAVNYISTILGDWGDNVFFLQLQQAAVSLGEEVVLGGLGVLEVGRLASLEGSLFEGLLALLDRLKGDMLGRLLEWTMREIADKAKPYGQDRWLSLPPQHDQSTMTLSSSACPMMLCVRDRLLNLHQVLSLSLFQLAWQGLAERLDNVLYQDVILSNHFSEGGAAQLQFDMTRNLFPLFGHYCKRPENFFKHVKEACIVLCLNVGSAILLKNLLKESEDEARDLAGAGDPPPESALNELGVYCLAPCDVLILLNLRASWPGH; translated from the exons GTTCTGACTGTATCCAGCTCTGTGCCTCCTAAAGTTTCTGCAGCTCTGTCTGCTGCTGAGGAGGCTCTATGTTCCCTGGAGGACCTACTGCAGAGAGAGCGACTTACCTCCAACATGCTGCACCAG CACCTACAGGGGGCCCAGCCTTGGATGGATAATCTTGGCCAGACGCTTAACCAAGTCGACACTATAGAGAGACACGTGAAATACCTCCGGTGCCTTCAACATATAGAGGAACTCAG TGCTGCAGTCCAGCAGTGTCTGATGACCAGCAGTGTCTGGGAGGCCATAAGGGCAGTAGACAACATGGCTGCACTGGACGCTGGACTAAACCAGTCCGGATGTTCTCACCTCAAGGACTTCCTCCGAGAAACACTTCACTTCTGGCACAAGATCATCAAGGACCGACTGGCCAG TGATTTCGAGAAAGTATTGACTCAACTTCACTGGCCGATCATCTCCCCCCCGACTCAGTCACTGACGCCTACTGCCAATGCTCAGGAGATCAGCAGCCAGCTGGAGCTGCTCGTCACACAGCTGCTCGCCCTGCAGACCTC TGATGACCTCATATCCCAGGGGGCTTTGGCACCTTGTCAAGGTGTACCCTCTATCCAGCCTGCTTCTTCAGCCACACCTCCGTCCCAagctccccctctctgtctgccCATCCAGATCATGCTGCTGCCACTCAGCAGGAGGTTCCGATACCACTTCTACGGAAATCGACAGACCAACTCCCTCAGCAag CCAGAGTGGTACCTCACACAGGTTCTGATGTGGATGGGGAACAGCTCGACCTTCATGGAGGAAAAGATCCAACCTATCCTGGACCGAGCTGGAGCCACCATCAGTGCCATG GTGGAGCTGTGTCGAGGCCTGCTGTCTCTAGTCCAGGAGAAGGTGGCCAGTGATGCTTCTAGGCTGCTGTACGATGACGTGCTCTTCTGTCACTTGGTGGAGGAGGTGCTACAATTTGAGAAAGAGCTGCGAAGTAACCAGTCATACCCAGCAGCGCTGCCTGGTCTGCTTCACCTTCTGCTTGAAGACGCAACCCTTCAGAAGTGGCTCACTGTGGAAAAGAAGA TGGCAGTGGAGAAGATGGATGCCATGCTGTCGGCCGAGGGAGCTTGGAGCTCTCAGTACAAAGATATCAGTGATATGGATGAGCTGAAAGCTCCAGATTGTGCTGAGACCTTCATGACTCTTCTACAGGTCATTACTG AGCGGTACCGGGCCTTACCCTGTCCTTCTGCACAACTCAAGTTCTTGGGGCTACAGAGAGAACTGGTGGATGACTTCCGCATACGACTCACCCAG GTGATGAAGGAGGAGTCTCGCTGCCCGCTGGGTGCCCGTTATTGTGCCATCCTTAATGCTGTTAACTACATTTCCACCATCCTAGGAGACTGGGGAGACAATGTG TTTttcctgcagctgcagcaggcagCAGTTTCACTTGGCGAGGAGGTAGTACTGGGAGGCCTGGGGGTGTTGGAGGTTGGTCGTCTGGCTTCCCTGGAGGGCTCTCTATTTGAAGGTCTGTTGGCGTTGCTGGATCGACTGAAAGGAGACATGCTGGGAAGACTGCTGGAATGGACCATGAGAGAAATCGCAGATAAAGCCAAACCATACGGCCAGGACAG GTGGTTATCCCTACCACCCCAGCATGACCAGTCCACCATGACCCTGTCCAGTTCAGCATGTCCCATGATGCTATGTGTGAGGGACAGATTGTTAAACCTTCATCAGGTCCTGAGTCTTTCTCTGTTCCAGCTGGCCTGGCAGGGCCTGGCAGAGAGACTCGACAACGTGCTCTACCAGGAT gtgaTCCTGTCTAACCATTTCAGTGAAGGCGGGGCAGCTCAGCTTCAGTTCGACATGACCAGAAACCTATTTCCTCTGTTTGGTCACTACTGCAAAAGACCTGAGAATTTCTTTAAGCA TGTTAAGGAGGCGTGCATCGTCTTGTGTCTTAACGTGGGCTCTGCTATTCTGCTGAAGAATCTCCTTAAAGAGTCCGAGGACGAAGCGAGAGATTTGGCAGGTGCAGGGGATCCTCCACCAGAGTCTGCACTGAATGAGTTGGGGGTGTACTGCCTGGCACCCTGTGATGTGTTGATTCTCCTCAACCTCAGAGCCTCCTGGCCTGGACACTAA